The Lentzea guizhouensis genome contains a region encoding:
- a CDS encoding HEAT repeat domain-containing protein has product MSQELAPAIAWDQLQHHYGTAEDVPELLLAAATDDRAFGELDNKISHQGGCVLSAAPPVLPTLLRWAADPAVGHRADVLDLVGRLAEAARTARPRFVTPAWPAAWSAAVPALLGLLTDQDPVVRRKVVFPLAQAREHAGVVLPALLESWQRETDEAARPGQVLAAAELLRDMAAEWPREIVDWLSGLRHHAEPAHRFAAAMAHRTCGLGGRDPWHVDEAASYLPTADPVLWQQVWPSRQPIGRLVRWTGDVLGDDRDGRTRLAVTLLRAHHEQALNTAWDVLRRWRSPVATLLPLVAELLSDVDPVQRARAADVLASTGRAAGPWREDLVTAAADGVPSVRKAAVLALVASGAPEAPELAGALLTEELTFGEILKLLKPLRPFAATLLPVVRRRLRETDCPEKRRGYLAVLAEWGPGAAEALPDVAAFIGTQSEDWAVDALIAFGTAEARALVVVPEGDTSIQAAVRRWRLTGEAEDLLRRLHADDPTLLRHLEVLAELGHAAAGLAGELRGRPASRWEKARVAHVLWRMSGDPLDGSRWATATARALASEGPVGRYLIRHLGRLVELGPLAAPVVPVLRELLDADERPIRHGIPDDQLLCDIVRSVLAGAS; this is encoded by the coding sequence ATGTCCCAGGAGCTCGCGCCCGCCATCGCGTGGGACCAGCTGCAACACCACTACGGCACCGCGGAAGACGTCCCAGAACTGCTGCTCGCCGCGGCCACCGACGACCGAGCTTTCGGCGAGCTGGACAACAAGATCTCCCACCAGGGCGGTTGCGTCCTGTCCGCCGCACCACCGGTCCTGCCGACGCTGCTGCGGTGGGCCGCCGACCCGGCCGTCGGGCACCGGGCCGACGTGCTCGACCTCGTCGGCCGCCTGGCGGAGGCCGCGCGCACGGCACGACCCCGCTTCGTCACCCCGGCCTGGCCCGCCGCCTGGTCCGCCGCCGTCCCGGCGTTGCTCGGCCTGCTCACCGACCAGGACCCGGTCGTGCGCAGGAAGGTCGTGTTCCCGCTCGCGCAGGCACGCGAGCACGCCGGCGTGGTGCTCCCGGCGTTGCTGGAGAGCTGGCAGCGGGAGACCGACGAGGCCGCTCGCCCAGGTCAGGTGCTGGCGGCGGCAGAGCTGTTGCGGGACATGGCCGCCGAGTGGCCGCGCGAGATCGTCGACTGGCTTTCCGGGCTGCGGCACCACGCGGAGCCGGCGCACCGGTTCGCCGCGGCGATGGCACACCGCACGTGCGGGCTCGGCGGGCGCGACCCGTGGCACGTCGACGAGGCCGCGTCCTACCTCCCGACCGCGGATCCCGTGCTGTGGCAGCAGGTGTGGCCCTCCCGGCAGCCGATCGGCAGGCTCGTCCGGTGGACGGGCGACGTGCTCGGCGACGACCGCGACGGACGCACCCGGCTGGCGGTGACCCTGCTGCGCGCCCACCACGAGCAGGCGCTGAACACCGCGTGGGACGTGCTGAGGCGCTGGCGTTCGCCCGTCGCGACGCTGTTGCCCCTCGTCGCGGAACTTCTCTCCGATGTGGACCCGGTCCAGCGTGCCCGGGCCGCCGACGTTCTCGCCTCCACCGGCCGTGCTGCCGGGCCGTGGCGCGAGGACCTGGTCACCGCCGCCGCTGACGGAGTTCCCTCAGTGCGCAAGGCCGCGGTGCTCGCCCTGGTGGCTTCCGGCGCACCGGAAGCCCCTGAGCTGGCCGGCGCCCTGCTCACCGAGGAGCTGACGTTCGGCGAGATCTTGAAGCTCCTCAAGCCGCTGCGGCCGTTCGCCGCCACGCTGCTGCCGGTCGTGCGCCGCCGCCTGCGCGAGACGGATTGTCCGGAGAAGCGGCGCGGCTACCTCGCCGTGCTGGCCGAGTGGGGTCCCGGAGCAGCGGAAGCGCTGCCGGACGTCGCCGCGTTCATCGGCACCCAGTCCGAGGACTGGGCCGTGGACGCGCTCATCGCGTTCGGCACGGCGGAAGCACGCGCGCTGGTGGTCGTTCCGGAGGGGGACACCTCGATCCAGGCGGCCGTCCGGCGCTGGCGGCTGACCGGTGAGGCCGAGGACCTGCTCCGCCGCCTGCACGCCGACGATCCGACCCTGCTGCGGCACCTCGAAGTCCTGGCCGAGCTCGGCCACGCGGCGGCCGGCCTGGCCGGCGAGCTGCGCGGCCGGCCTGCGTCCAGGTGGGAGAAGGCGCGCGTCGCCCACGTCCTGTGGCGGATGAGCGGCGACCCGCTGGACGGCAGCAGGTGGGCCACGGCGACCGCACGGGCCCTCGCGTCGGAAGGGCCGGTCGGCCGGTACCTGATCCGGCATCTCGGCAGGCTGGTGGAGCTGGGTCCGCTGGCCGCGCCGGTGGTACCGGTCCTGCGGGAGCTGCTCGACGCGGACGAACGCCCGATCCGGCACGGGATCCCGGACGACCAGCTGCTGTGCGACATCGTCCGGAGCGTCCTGGCCGGCGCGAGCTGA
- a CDS encoding TIR domain-containing protein, with translation MDQFDVFVSYASVDRAVVRPFVERLRADGFRVWFDEQRMAGGRPAMQQLADGIENSAHLVACLTDAYLQRAWTGFELQVSRYLDPAGRSGRTIPVLFERLTGPVPAEIRFLALCDLTDDATYDLEYRKIVGSITRPVPSASPEPLQDACVAPFQHLDEPAVALFKTHQAVSALLRHQDGTGGPTLEKLVHSGEVPPHLRAPLATVQAYARGTEDDAVITIRSVAPALSALMMLAQWALPGETPDPWTEVFDSLPDNGDGTKAISGTTFTVRGPQLGRTGLGPRYAGHDLLRGEPVSVHLVGLPEDRDEAFFAEIARFSRIANAAVVSPVAAGPVSVDGKRRCLYVIMPTIDGDSAQDLVRRDGPLPARAAHEVCLGIARALRAFHEAQPPIVHGDVTPANVVVGRHGAVRVLCIAREMADVPVDDVTGTAASRVDSFLFGSPEHRSGQPPTPRTDLFALSAVLHFLLTGEYPTADDVAASPLRHCATAAEACAVLERHVADLPAGSRLTAVRRRSRIPVPRPVTADGLMLVHSVEVQARQAWPLADDRVLVWELGSDTLAVLDGDDLGWRDDRPVPVRRSVVGRRPRRRRRVGRRRAVLLRSRRGGRAPARRHRRRPRVRR, from the coding sequence ATGGACCAGTTCGACGTGTTCGTGAGCTACGCCTCGGTGGACCGGGCGGTGGTCCGGCCCTTCGTCGAACGGTTGCGGGCCGACGGGTTCCGGGTCTGGTTCGACGAGCAGCGGATGGCGGGCGGGCGGCCCGCGATGCAGCAGCTCGCGGACGGCATCGAGAACTCGGCGCACCTGGTCGCATGCCTCACCGACGCCTACCTCCAGCGGGCGTGGACGGGCTTCGAGCTGCAGGTCAGCCGGTACCTCGACCCGGCGGGGCGGTCCGGGCGGACGATCCCGGTGCTGTTCGAACGGCTCACCGGGCCCGTGCCGGCGGAGATCAGGTTCCTCGCGCTCTGCGACCTCACCGACGACGCGACCTACGACCTCGAGTACCGCAAGATCGTCGGGTCGATCACGCGCCCGGTGCCCTCCGCGAGCCCCGAACCGCTGCAGGACGCGTGCGTCGCGCCGTTCCAGCACCTCGACGAGCCGGCCGTGGCGTTGTTCAAGACCCACCAGGCCGTCTCCGCGCTGCTGCGGCACCAGGACGGCACGGGCGGGCCGACGCTCGAGAAGCTCGTGCACTCCGGGGAGGTGCCGCCGCATCTGCGCGCGCCGCTCGCCACCGTCCAGGCCTACGCGCGCGGCACGGAGGACGACGCGGTGATCACCATCCGCTCGGTCGCGCCCGCTCTGTCCGCGTTGATGATGCTGGCGCAGTGGGCCCTGCCCGGTGAGACGCCGGACCCGTGGACCGAGGTCTTCGACAGCCTGCCGGACAACGGGGACGGGACGAAGGCGATCTCCGGCACGACGTTCACGGTCCGCGGCCCGCAGCTGGGCAGGACGGGCCTCGGGCCGCGCTACGCCGGGCACGACCTGCTGCGCGGCGAACCGGTGTCGGTGCACCTGGTGGGCCTGCCGGAGGACCGGGACGAGGCGTTCTTCGCCGAGATCGCGCGCTTCTCCCGGATCGCGAACGCCGCGGTGGTGTCGCCGGTCGCGGCAGGACCGGTCTCGGTCGACGGCAAACGCCGCTGCCTCTACGTCATCATGCCCACGATCGACGGCGACAGCGCCCAGGACCTCGTCCGCAGGGACGGGCCGCTGCCCGCCAGGGCCGCGCACGAGGTGTGCCTGGGCATCGCGCGGGCGCTCAGGGCGTTCCACGAGGCCCAGCCGCCGATCGTGCACGGCGACGTCACCCCCGCCAACGTCGTCGTCGGCCGGCACGGTGCGGTCCGGGTGCTGTGCATCGCGCGGGAGATGGCGGACGTGCCGGTCGACGACGTGACCGGCACGGCGGCGAGCCGGGTGGACTCGTTCCTGTTCGGCAGCCCGGAACACCGGTCGGGGCAGCCGCCGACCCCGCGGACCGACCTGTTCGCGCTCAGCGCCGTCCTGCACTTCCTGCTGACCGGCGAGTACCCGACCGCCGACGACGTCGCCGCGTCCCCGCTCCGGCACTGCGCCACCGCCGCGGAGGCCTGCGCGGTGCTGGAACGGCACGTCGCCGACCTGCCGGCCGGGAGCAGGCTGACCGCCGTGCGCCGCCGCTCCCGGATCCCCGTCCCGAGACCGGTGACCGCCGACGGCCTCATGCTCGTGCACTCGGTGGAGGTCCAGGCACGCCAGGCCTGGCCGCTCGCGGACGACCGGGTGCTGGTCTGGGAACTGGGCTCCGACACGCTCGCCGTGCTCGACGGCGACGACCTCGGCTGGCGGGACGACCGTCCGGTGCCCGTGCGCCGGTCGGTCGTGGGCCGGCGGCCGCGTCGGCGTCGGCGGGTGGGACGGCGCCGTGCGGTACTTCTCCGGTCACGACGCGGTGGCCGCGCACCAGCTCGACGGCACCGTCGGCGACCTCGCGTTCGTCGGTGA
- a CDS encoding CocE/NonD family hydrolase: protein MRTLVPAVLISLLAAGLPVTAAAAPAADITETVYVESSMDSDGDGVRDRIAADVKRPGGAGRVPVVMEASPYYGLGATSALDVPRGFGRWYDEYFVPRGYAVVEVEMQGTSRSTGCPTTGGPEDTTSVRAVVDWLNGRTTARYADGTPAVASWSTGNVGMLGVSYNGTLPNAAAAANIPGVKTIVPIAAISSWYEYSRDQGIGYRGHTTDYPTSLANYVISAAQKPKCRAVLDSLARNDGDQSYDYTSFWRTRDYRPSAGAVSASVFVVHGQADWNVKPSQFGRWWDALAAQGVPRKLWLHRGGHLDPISFRQAEWQRVMGLWMDHWLKGVDNGIMSEPMADIQRPNGTWEQHASWPQPGTAATTLHLGPAAGGFTGSLTASPSGTGQTQRLTDNTTLSESAMMANPETADPRRLAYVTAPLTREARLSGEVQVTARIAANRTSTPLTALLVDYGPTSQAVLSERTPLQLSTEKCSRDDLRNRTGCAQPPAVSVQAVTATMLTKGSIDTKNRGSLESSAALPLNTAVDVTWKLHARDAVIPAGHRIGIVLVTNHSGYIGVDTGSAGISVNVSLGVSKVVLPIVGGSIGT, encoded by the coding sequence ATGCGAACCCTTGTCCCTGCTGTGCTCATATCCCTGCTCGCGGCCGGTCTGCCCGTGACAGCCGCCGCCGCTCCCGCCGCCGACATCACCGAGACCGTCTACGTCGAGTCCTCAATGGACAGTGATGGCGACGGTGTGCGCGACCGCATCGCTGCCGACGTCAAACGCCCCGGCGGAGCCGGCCGGGTGCCCGTGGTCATGGAGGCCAGCCCCTACTACGGCCTCGGCGCCACCTCGGCCCTGGACGTGCCGCGCGGCTTCGGCCGGTGGTACGACGAGTACTTCGTGCCGCGCGGCTACGCCGTCGTCGAGGTGGAGATGCAAGGCACCTCCCGCTCGACCGGCTGCCCGACCACCGGCGGTCCCGAGGACACCACCAGCGTCCGCGCCGTCGTCGACTGGCTCAACGGCCGCACCACCGCCCGCTACGCCGACGGCACCCCGGCCGTGGCGTCCTGGAGCACCGGCAACGTCGGCATGCTCGGCGTCTCCTACAACGGCACCCTGCCCAACGCCGCGGCCGCCGCGAACATCCCGGGCGTCAAGACCATCGTGCCCATCGCCGCCATCTCCAGCTGGTACGAGTACTCCCGCGACCAGGGCATCGGCTACCGCGGCCACACCACCGACTACCCGACCTCCCTCGCCAACTACGTGATCAGCGCCGCGCAGAAGCCGAAGTGCCGCGCCGTGCTCGACAGCCTCGCCCGCAACGACGGCGACCAGTCCTACGACTACACCTCGTTCTGGCGCACCCGCGACTACCGCCCCTCCGCCGGCGCGGTGAGCGCCTCGGTGTTCGTCGTGCACGGCCAAGCGGACTGGAACGTCAAGCCCTCCCAGTTCGGTCGCTGGTGGGACGCACTCGCCGCCCAGGGCGTCCCCCGCAAGCTCTGGCTGCACCGCGGCGGCCACCTCGACCCGATCTCCTTCCGCCAGGCCGAGTGGCAACGCGTCATGGGCCTCTGGATGGACCACTGGCTCAAGGGCGTCGACAACGGCATCATGAGCGAGCCCATGGCCGACATCCAGCGCCCCAACGGCACCTGGGAACAACACGCCTCCTGGCCCCAGCCCGGCACCGCCGCCACGACCCTCCACCTCGGCCCGGCCGCAGGAGGCTTCACCGGCTCGTTGACCGCTTCTCCTTCCGGCACCGGCCAAACCCAGCGCCTGACGGACAACACCACCCTCAGCGAGTCGGCCATGATGGCCAACCCGGAGACCGCCGACCCCCGCCGCCTCGCCTACGTCACCGCACCCCTGACCCGCGAGGCACGCCTCTCCGGCGAGGTCCAGGTGACGGCCCGCATCGCCGCCAACCGCACCTCCACCCCGCTGACCGCACTGCTGGTCGACTACGGCCCCACGAGCCAAGCCGTGCTCTCCGAACGCACCCCGCTGCAGCTCTCGACGGAGAAGTGCTCCCGCGACGACCTCCGCAACCGCACCGGCTGCGCCCAGCCGCCGGCGGTCTCGGTGCAGGCGGTCACCGCGACCATGCTGACCAAGGGGTCGATCGACACGAAGAACCGCGGATCGCTGGAGTCGTCGGCGGCGCTGCCCCTCAACACCGCCGTCGACGTGACGTGGAAGCTGCACGCGCGTGACGCGGTGATCCCTGCCGGGCACCGGATCGGGATCGTGCTGGTGACGAACCACAGCGGCTACATCGGGGTCGACACGGGTTCCGCCGGGATCTCGGTGAACGTGTCGCTGGGCGTGAGCAAGGTGGTGCTGCCGATCGTGGGCGGCTCGATCGGCACCTGA
- a CDS encoding ATP-binding protein, protein MSDLLRAPAEIKYAEELDWLESIDTGAKPFAWRLSPKMIRLFVLGAERSDGLDREVPQKWFGDRSIVERAIVTLASDRGLLLIGDPGTGKSWLAELLAAAISRNSTQVVQGTAGTTEDHIKYSWNVSMVIAKGQSRQSMIPSPIMTAMETGTIGRFEELTRSTSDVQDALISILSEKYISVPELDSGGGDNIVFAKPGFSVIATANSRDRGVNDLSSALKRRFNFVRIPVVTNKKSETEIVRFRTEELLRRHQIELDVPPTLLDVLLRSFADLRAASASAGSEDEKLESALSTAEQIGVLEDAILHSNFFGERALTAHTLGSSLVGSLSRRAPEDLAILNKYLHGVVEPRSKDEGGHWPEFLTGGRDTIATLS, encoded by the coding sequence ATGTCCGACCTGTTGCGCGCCCCCGCCGAGATCAAGTACGCCGAGGAGCTCGACTGGCTCGAGTCGATCGACACGGGCGCCAAGCCGTTCGCGTGGCGGTTGTCGCCGAAGATGATCCGGCTGTTCGTGCTGGGTGCCGAGCGCTCCGACGGACTCGACCGCGAGGTGCCGCAGAAGTGGTTCGGCGACCGCAGCATCGTCGAGCGCGCGATCGTGACGCTGGCGTCCGACCGCGGCCTGCTGCTGATCGGCGACCCCGGCACCGGCAAGAGCTGGCTCGCCGAGCTGCTGGCCGCCGCGATCTCCCGCAACTCCACCCAGGTCGTGCAGGGCACGGCCGGCACGACCGAGGACCACATCAAGTACTCGTGGAACGTGTCGATGGTGATCGCGAAGGGCCAGTCGCGGCAGTCGATGATCCCGTCGCCGATCATGACCGCCATGGAGACCGGCACGATCGGCCGGTTCGAAGAGCTGACCCGCTCGACCAGTGACGTGCAGGACGCCTTGATCTCGATCCTGTCGGAGAAGTACATCTCGGTGCCGGAGCTGGACAGCGGCGGCGGTGACAACATCGTGTTCGCCAAGCCCGGCTTCTCGGTCATCGCCACCGCGAACAGTCGCGACCGGGGCGTGAACGACCTGTCGTCGGCGCTCAAGCGGCGGTTCAACTTCGTGCGCATCCCGGTGGTGACGAACAAGAAGAGCGAGACCGAGATCGTCCGCTTCCGCACCGAGGAGCTGCTGCGCCGGCACCAGATCGAGCTGGACGTGCCGCCGACCCTGCTCGACGTGCTGCTGCGCAGCTTCGCCGACCTGCGCGCCGCCTCGGCCTCGGCGGGCAGCGAGGACGAGAAGCTGGAGTCCGCCCTGTCGACCGCCGAGCAGATCGGCGTGCTGGAGGACGCGATCCTGCACAGCAACTTCTTCGGCGAACGCGCCCTCACCGCCCACACCCTGGGTTCCTCACTCGTCGGCTCGCTGTCCCGCCGCGCGCCGGAAGACCTGGCGATCCTCAACAAGTACCTGCACGGCGTCGTCGAGCCGCGCAGCAAGGACGAGGGCGGGCACTGGCCGGAGTTCCTGACGGGCGGCCGCGACACGATCGCCACCCTCTCGTGA
- a CDS encoding DUF5682 family protein — protein sequence MTGPTGDGATVRAAPNGVFSALRDQLHEAATEFADGPGALEGILRGMVDDVDRAVREPLEIFPVCHHSPASAVAMARRLREKQPKVVYLELCEDMAPLLTELRNCRLPVAVQAFASEVDGFPAEWAPLSVVAPITEASAEYQAISYALDTPGVELVLVDRSSDHVFQWQAPEAGPADEEALHGDAVGVEIGDLRPRFAELEEHLLHHGKVRHWSEWWHQYVEQPLGDSDHDTYRQVMFLIGSLFRRLAPGDPHRVTVDEDRERYMWTRMREHLAASGADPAECLYVCGAFHAASHVAEFGVEGSGDFEISPRSASRWQYGLIPSSHAAIEAQFGLAPGSVSIAATEWAKNLRRTKVKPFALEGQTGARKAKKPLPEPVAGLAAADQLSGFLQRPPVLDRLDEAELLSWSVEVVRAARRNGYLSSTADAISVFETSILLAGLRDRARPTPYDFQDAAVTCIEKDVVPGRRDVRRIVEIMMGGDRIGQVGYDALPPLARDVHDRLAPLDLKLGQRGVQRALLDIAGQPELEACSDLLWMLRYLMPHGAARPIMGERSLGERPIQESWDLALGTHQRALIELGYEGVSVEQVVEQRLRRAAHDPQATTARALEAVEDAIRYLHSPRLAAELGTRALDILATERTVDGAPEVLRRARRLLAYYRTTDPALPPWIESFVRTGYAHYCTLLPTAFTEEDATVDQVAATLGFLFSMESLALSLGCDRTQLELAVAQSHPEDPAKVALLWAAQVQLGRLTRADLRTRCQDLLTNPLTLPSYPRYLSGFVHALEPAPSLVDFVVETISTAFAHLPDRLLLPWLPTLITTLRTRGAQYVPLLIREAARIFPARLPALDTWTPPWLAEPIPTPTRPRATSSPSGVPLLAAHPATCDALAELLGCTGSWQAAAPSGVTLLTKHPDTALALEALLTP from the coding sequence GTGACCGGCCCCACCGGGGACGGCGCAACGGTTCGGGCCGCCCCGAACGGCGTCTTCTCCGCTCTTCGCGACCAGCTGCACGAGGCGGCGACCGAGTTCGCCGACGGACCCGGCGCGCTGGAGGGCATCCTGCGCGGCATGGTCGACGACGTCGACCGCGCCGTGCGGGAACCACTGGAGATCTTCCCGGTCTGTCACCACTCCCCCGCCTCGGCCGTGGCGATGGCGCGGCGGCTGCGGGAGAAGCAGCCGAAGGTCGTGTACCTGGAGCTGTGCGAGGACATGGCGCCGCTGCTGACCGAGCTGCGCAACTGCCGGCTTCCCGTTGCGGTGCAGGCGTTCGCGAGCGAGGTCGACGGCTTCCCGGCCGAGTGGGCGCCGCTGTCGGTGGTCGCGCCGATCACCGAGGCGTCGGCGGAGTACCAGGCGATCTCCTACGCGCTGGACACGCCCGGTGTCGAGCTGGTGCTGGTCGACCGCTCGTCCGACCACGTGTTCCAGTGGCAGGCACCCGAGGCGGGCCCTGCCGACGAGGAGGCGCTGCACGGCGACGCGGTCGGTGTGGAGATCGGTGACCTGCGGCCGCGCTTCGCCGAGCTGGAGGAGCACCTGCTGCACCACGGCAAGGTGCGGCACTGGTCGGAGTGGTGGCACCAGTACGTCGAGCAGCCGCTCGGCGACAGCGACCACGACACCTACCGCCAGGTGATGTTCCTGATCGGCAGCCTGTTCCGCCGGCTCGCGCCCGGAGACCCGCACCGGGTCACCGTGGACGAGGACCGCGAGCGCTACATGTGGACCAGGATGCGCGAGCACCTGGCGGCCAGCGGCGCGGACCCGGCCGAGTGCCTGTACGTCTGCGGTGCCTTCCACGCGGCGAGCCACGTCGCGGAGTTCGGCGTCGAGGGCTCCGGTGACTTCGAGATCAGCCCGCGCAGCGCCAGCAGGTGGCAGTACGGCCTGATCCCGTCCAGCCACGCGGCGATCGAGGCGCAGTTCGGCCTCGCGCCCGGTTCGGTGTCGATCGCGGCCACCGAGTGGGCGAAGAACCTGCGGCGCACCAAGGTGAAGCCGTTCGCGCTGGAGGGACAGACCGGCGCGAGGAAGGCGAAGAAGCCGCTGCCGGAACCCGTGGCCGGGCTCGCGGCCGCGGACCAGCTCTCCGGCTTCCTGCAACGCCCGCCGGTGCTCGACCGGCTGGACGAGGCCGAGCTGCTGAGCTGGTCGGTGGAGGTGGTCCGCGCGGCGCGGCGCAACGGTTACCTCTCCTCCACCGCCGACGCGATCTCCGTGTTCGAGACGTCGATCCTGCTGGCAGGCCTGCGCGACCGGGCCCGTCCGACGCCGTACGACTTCCAGGACGCGGCGGTCACGTGCATCGAGAAGGACGTCGTGCCCGGCCGCCGGGACGTCCGCCGCATCGTCGAGATCATGATGGGCGGCGACCGGATCGGCCAGGTCGGCTACGACGCCCTGCCACCGCTGGCCCGCGACGTGCACGACCGCCTCGCCCCGCTGGACCTCAAGCTGGGCCAGCGCGGCGTGCAACGGGCGTTGCTCGACATCGCCGGGCAGCCGGAGCTGGAAGCGTGCTCCGACCTGCTGTGGATGTTGCGCTACCTGATGCCCCACGGCGCCGCCCGCCCGATCATGGGCGAGCGCAGCCTCGGCGAACGCCCGATCCAGGAGTCGTGGGACCTGGCCCTGGGCACCCACCAGCGCGCCTTGATCGAGCTGGGCTACGAGGGCGTCAGCGTCGAGCAGGTGGTCGAACAACGCCTTCGCCGCGCCGCCCACGACCCGCAGGCCACCACCGCCCGCGCCCTCGAAGCCGTCGAGGACGCAATCCGGTACCTGCACAGTCCGCGCCTGGCCGCCGAGCTCGGCACCCGCGCCCTCGACATCCTCGCCACCGAGCGCACCGTCGACGGCGCCCCCGAGGTCCTGCGCCGGGCCCGCCGCCTGCTGGCCTACTACCGCACCACCGACCCGGCCCTGCCGCCGTGGATCGAGTCCTTCGTCCGCACCGGCTACGCCCACTACTGCACGCTGCTGCCGACCGCCTTCACCGAGGAGGACGCCACCGTCGACCAGGTCGCCGCCACCCTCGGCTTCCTGTTCAGCATGGAGTCCCTGGCCCTGTCCCTGGGCTGCGACCGCACCCAGCTGGAGCTCGCCGTCGCCCAGTCCCACCCCGAGGACCCGGCCAAGGTGGCCCTCCTGTGGGCCGCCCAGGTGCAACTCGGCCGCCTGACCCGCGCCGACCTCCGCACCCGGTGCCAGGACCTCCTCACCAACCCCCTCACCCTTCCCAGCTACCCCCGCTACCTCAGCGGCTTCGTCCACGCCCTCGAGCCGGCCCCGTCCCTGGTGGACTTCGTGGTGGAGACCATCTCCACCGCCTTCGCCCACCTCCCCGACCGCCTGCTCCTCCCCTGGCTGCCCACCCTCATCACCACCCTGCGCACCCGCGGCGCGCAGTACGTCCCCCTCCTCATCCGCGAGGCGGCCCGCATCTTCCCGGCCCGCCTCCCCGCCCTCGACACCTGGACTCCGCCCTGGCTCGCCGAGCCCATCCCCACCCCGACCCGCCCGAGGGCAACTTCCTCGCCCTCGGGCGTACCACTGCTGGCGGCCCACCCGGCGACCTGCGACGCCCTCGCGGAGCTGCTGGGCTGCACGGGTTCCTGGCAAGCGGCAGCGCCGTCCGGCGTCACCCTGCTGACCAAGCACCCGGACACCGCCTTGGCCTTGGAGGCGCTGCTGACCCCTTGA
- a CDS encoding VWA domain-containing protein translates to MTDATEQANDANRRQVLYWRLLSRLFDHEEQSSLESASLAVVQDIGLPPALLDPYTGVDNVVQRHPDLEVEFDGLMVRDAGEERDEAAEVRRAALVSKVLLNVFGTGAGTVTAGQLARWQSDAGWLERALGCRPGQLRGGRSGHGTSGGVQTPDLGTLVPDIGPELGALEADLVKRMHLREVLADPALAAQLTPSMSLIEQLLRDKDNLSGVALANAKSLIRRYVDEVAEVLRTEVEKAAVGSLDRSVPPKRVFRNLDLDRTIWKNLTNWSPEEERLYVDRLYYRQTARKTTPQRLIAVVDQSGSMVDSMVNCAILASIFAGLPKVDVHLIAYDTQALDLTPWVGDPFETLLRTNLGGGNDGMVAMLMAQAKIAEPANTVVVWISDFYETRIEQLFENMAAIHRSGAKFIPVGSVTSAGRGSVNPWFRERFKDLGTPVISGHIRKLVHELKTFLTF, encoded by the coding sequence ATGACCGACGCGACCGAGCAGGCGAACGACGCGAACCGCAGGCAGGTCCTGTACTGGCGGTTGCTGTCGCGGCTCTTCGACCACGAGGAGCAGTCCTCCCTGGAGTCCGCGAGCCTCGCGGTGGTGCAGGACATCGGCTTACCGCCCGCGTTGCTCGACCCGTACACCGGGGTGGACAACGTCGTGCAGCGGCACCCGGACCTGGAGGTGGAGTTCGACGGGCTGATGGTCCGCGACGCCGGCGAGGAGCGGGACGAGGCGGCCGAGGTGCGGCGCGCGGCACTGGTGTCGAAGGTGCTGCTCAACGTCTTCGGCACCGGCGCGGGCACGGTGACGGCGGGACAGCTCGCGCGCTGGCAGTCGGACGCGGGCTGGCTGGAACGCGCGCTGGGCTGCCGGCCCGGTCAGCTGCGCGGTGGCCGCAGCGGCCACGGGACGAGCGGCGGCGTCCAGACGCCGGACCTGGGCACGCTGGTCCCCGACATCGGCCCCGAGCTCGGTGCGCTGGAAGCCGACCTGGTGAAGCGCATGCACCTGCGCGAGGTGCTGGCGGACCCGGCGCTGGCCGCCCAGCTCACGCCGAGCATGTCGCTGATCGAGCAGCTGTTGCGGGACAAGGACAACCTGTCGGGTGTGGCGCTCGCGAACGCCAAGTCGCTGATCCGCCGGTACGTCGACGAGGTGGCCGAGGTGCTGCGGACCGAGGTCGAGAAGGCCGCGGTGGGCTCGCTCGACCGGTCGGTGCCGCCCAAGCGGGTGTTCCGCAACCTCGACCTCGACCGGACCATCTGGAAGAACCTGACGAACTGGAGCCCGGAGGAGGAGCGGCTCTACGTCGACCGCCTCTACTACCGCCAGACGGCCCGCAAGACCACGCCGCAGCGGCTGATCGCGGTGGTCGACCAGTCCGGTTCCATGGTCGACTCGATGGTCAACTGCGCGATCCTGGCGTCGATCTTCGCCGGGCTGCCCAAGGTGGACGTGCACCTGATCGCGTACGACACGCAGGCGCTGGACCTCACGCCGTGGGTGGGCGACCCGTTCGAGACGCTGCTGCGCACGAACCTGGGCGGTGGCAACGACGGCATGGTCGCCATGCTGATGGCGCAGGCCAAGATCGCCGAGCCCGCGAACACCGTGGTCGTGTGGATCTCCGACTTCTACGAGACCCGCATCGAGCAGCTCTTCGAGAACATGGCGGCCATCCACCGCTCCGGTGCGAAGTTCATCCCGGTCGGCTCGGTCACGAGTGCCGGCCGCGGCAGCGTGAACCCGTGGTTCCGCGAGCGGTTCAAGGACCTCGGCACCCCGGTGATCTCCGGCCACATCCGCAAGCTCGTCCACGAGCTCAAGACCTTCCTGACCTTCTGA